Below is a genomic region from Neoarius graeffei isolate fNeoGra1 chromosome 12, fNeoGra1.pri, whole genome shotgun sequence.
agttaacctaactgcatatctttggaccgtgagggaaaccagagcacccagaagaaactcatgcagacatggtgggaacatgcaaactccacattgaAAGGCTCCCATTGGCCATTCAAACCCTGAACCCTCTTGCTgcaagacaacagtgctaaccactgcactactttgtgtgtatgtatgtgcgtGTGCGTGCCTCATTGTTGAGAAGCTGTGATGTGTTATATATTTTCCTTTCAGGTCCTGATGGCCGTGTTCAGGTTTGGGTTCGTTTCAGTTTACCTTTCTGCTCCACTGCTGGATGGCTTTGCCACTGGTGCCTCATGCACCATTCTGACAGTCCAGGTGAAGTATCTTCTGGGCCTGAAAATCCCTCGTCATCAGGGATCTGGAACTGTTGTTGTGACTTGGATCAATCTTTTCAAGAACATACATAAGACCAATTTTTGTGATATGATTACAAGTGCAATTTGTATCACTGTCCTACTGGTGGGGAAAGAGCTCCAGGAACGGTACAAGGACCATTTGAAGATACCTCTGCCTACAGAACTGGTAGTAGTGGCCTTAGCAACAGTGGTTTCACACTTTGCTGATTTGAATGGTCAGTACAACTCAAGCATCTCAGGTGCTATTCCAACTGGTTTCATTCCTCCAAAGGTTCCGAGTTTTGAACTCATCCCAAGGGTAGCAATTGATGCCATCCCATTGGCTGTGATCAGTTTTGCCTTCACTGTCTCCTTGTCAGAGATGTTTGCAAAAAAGAATGGTTACACAGTCAGACCAAATCAGGAGATGTTGGCAATTGGCTTTTGTAACATCATCCCATCATTTTTCCACTGTTTCACCACAAGTGCTGCACTTGCCAAGACTATGGTGAAAGACTCAACAGGTTGCCAAACACAACTTTCTAGCGTGGTGAGTGCTTTCATTGTGCTCTTTGTCCTTTTGTTTTTAGCGCCGTTCTTCTACTCTCTGCAGAAGTGTGTCCTTGCCTGCATCATTATTGTCAGTCTGAAAGGCGCCCTGCGGAAATTCAGAGACTTTCCCAGGCTTTGGCGCCTCAGCAAGATTGATGCGGTTGTCTGGATGGTGACTATGTGTTCAAGTGCTTTGATCAGCATAGAGATCGGGCTGGTGATTGGAGTAGTCTTCTCCATGATGTGTGtcttggtgcaaacccaacatccGAAGGCTTCACTAATGGGTCAAATTGAAAATACTAATCACTATGAGGACATGAGTGACTATGACCACCTTGTGATCATTCCAAAAGTAAAGATTTTTCGCTTTCAGGCTCCACTTTACTATGCAAATAAGGACTTTTTCTTAAAGTCTCTATTTAAAGCAGTTGGACTTGAGCCACTCCTTGAAAAAAGTAGAaggaaagaaatagagaaaaaagcTAAAATCAGAACTGCAAAGCAGACAGACAAGGAAAATGATGTTAGTTTAAGCCTAGTAGCAAGCGAAATAGATTTCCACACCATAATCCTTGACTGTTCTTCTGTCCCTTTCATTGACACCACAGGCATTAACACATTGAAAGGACTGAAAAAAGAGTACAAAGAACTTGATGTAAATGTGATCCTGGCATGTTGCAATACAACAGTCATAGATTCTTTGAGGCGAGGTTCTTTCTTCGGATCTGATGATAAAGAAATGGATACACTGTCATTCCACAACCTTCACAGTGCAGTTTCTTTTGCTACAAGGGACACTGCAGCATCGGTTAACACTTCATCTGTATAAAGAGAGTGCAACCTGATTTAATGCTCACAAACATCACAGACATAAAGTATACACCAATAGGCTACTATTATTATGTTTTTAAAGaatctaactttttttttaacatcataaATGATTCGCCAAAAGGTTGCAATCTGACAGCATTACTACTCCACTTTTTTA
It encodes:
- the slc26a1 gene encoding sulfate anion transporter 1, which produces MEDAKPQYICHLERKVQQKKGTVKIIKTKLRQLSCSLPKVKSTLTDFFPVVLWLPKYKIKEYIWGDVMSGLIVGIILVPQAIAYCLLAGLEPIYGLYTSFFGNLIYFFLGTSRHVSVGIFSLMSLMVGQVVYREVYLAGFDLSENSKQNSLPAGWNSADENQDTAVNLTLGAFSMECGKECYAISIATTLTFLAGVYQVLMAVFRFGFVSVYLSAPLLDGFATGASCTILTVQVKYLLGLKIPRHQGSGTVVVTWINLFKNIHKTNFCDMITSAICITVLLVGKELQERYKDHLKIPLPTELVVVALATVVSHFADLNGQYNSSISGAIPTGFIPPKVPSFELIPRVAIDAIPLAVISFAFTVSLSEMFAKKNGYTVRPNQEMLAIGFCNIIPSFFHCFTTSAALAKTMVKDSTGCQTQLSSVVSAFIVLFVLLFLAPFFYSLQKCVLACIIIVSLKGALRKFRDFPRLWRLSKIDAVVWMVTMCSSALISIEIGLVIGVVFSMMCVLVQTQHPKASLMGQIENTNHYEDMSDYDHLVIIPKVKIFRFQAPLYYANKDFFLKSLFKAVGLEPLLEKSRRKEIEKKAKIRTAKQTDKENDVSLSLVASEIDFHTIILDCSSVPFIDTTGINTLKGLKKEYKELDVNVILACCNTTVIDSLRRGSFFGSDDKEMDTLSFHNLHSAVSFATRDTAASVNTSSV